One Branchiostoma floridae strain S238N-H82 chromosome 1, Bfl_VNyyK, whole genome shotgun sequence genomic region harbors:
- the LOC118424905 gene encoding uncharacterized protein LOC118424905 yields the protein MGGANIALGRTAYQTSRFRNSGPAQRAVDGNTDGDYMSGAGSCIHTNRESNPSWWVDLGQSYVVIRVDVFNRQDCCPERLNPFNIHIGDSDQVIANPKCGGDHRIDISQPSISVSCLGMKGRYVGIRLVASYQPLTICEVQVVSESAWLKRDSSWVVENNGDATKALDGEDGTYWNPQVNWYIILDLAAPKTLARIAVNNYGDVTHDITAFTLQMSQVGSPYNWEDVVTVDNVLGGTAQRQEFGGFQETARYWKFVVDRTHGNVQPWLKELYLYGITFDENGHYMYINTSSPRVEGDRALLYSPTVTTTCTMYLRFWYHMYGSAIETLNVYVRTDSSLPAVPVFTRTGEQGNQWLSAEVEISTTGNYYVVIEGISGSDITGQIALDDITLETGHCATGGCHSRPCQNYGTCVEDATTATGYVCLCLDGWEGQNCTQDVDECQSSPCGPGTCHDRLNGYLCQCPWSYQGTHCKAPDDLPVNCSRLGVCENTAPDENTAGSCMVYASMVEGIWRYDGRMSLVYRAENVIHGDVDLTGCPGGVITRYGWSILKEVLSDGAAVYKLPNLNIKADEEDLVLPGQLLQPWKYMIQFQVTVQDNSTDMKIYSVAQTWVEVFAAPLVVTLGSALVTRYAHDDIWVSAEGSWDPEGLTHPSVWHYTWTCSQNRGGTIEDCAAVETDSRPGALYLGNSLPANTTFRVTVVASHPGRSEVAASQTITLHDNAACQLSIACDSNCDQTRLNLTAPLLLKAVPGTNTTAMYQWSVVGSPEASTGLPSTVDVTRETLLVEANTFKAGESYIIRLVNHIQDCSPEGAVSTWAFRVRPEGPRLGSNSTNCSIHRNSSTGCVCCEEIVDELGPVTYKFQIIAPYEKDRGQVQFPPDSDFVMTPLPLTPFETMIPRYCPDVLPQDELTVRLWVSGTDGRIVAEKKITEALSEEQAAFSDDVIEVISRSEMKDLGTIQNVATFVTLASAKNVTLASKAKAAKTLQATADALKNMTESGSSVSVEEVNILTCTMFTGTTHMLEDSSNVSSNAEDTEKVAEFRPQKSGTALSIHLDVEQTPEPRDIRLVLLNVSSAPIPENYDNVSFTTVLPVPRNELFTLPTLHNGPQVNLTASPYSWLILPEEGPIMDYQSVSNTSYYLYMLYDTKDAISRAKVTSKFTVSILETACLYFGEESQQWLSDGCKVGPLSNTTHIHCQCDHLTKFSGFVPPNPLRFDKVFSASISENTVGLIAVLTVFGLFLMGCLLGRKADRADLQKIGVTIPTGLRLNSDPENHYVITIYTGYRSGAGTTAQVSVVLFGFMDESEPLHLCDDRRVLFQSGSEDSFLVSTERRLGPLTHVHVWHNNAGFSPGWFLSRVVVKHVHSGQQDYFICNKWLALDEDDGRINRMIFVASPEELSNISNLIMSRMSKDTHDGHLYYSMVGRPARSSFSRVQRLTCCMCTVYCTMATNIMFYRQGDKYDPPEPIRFMGVEFQLPISLPEIMISVQSAAMILPVTSAIVFLYRNASPRPPKASPTALTEPHVVYRGQRPGTTSVLQPEELSSDEPTRMPSRPVKSAVALPSGLMERRPAVRHLRPTPSRTDPDVGAIDVMMQERSSDSSPTDADIKPKTGLKLPWWASWLAGALALSVSFVAAFFVVLYSLSFGRVKAEAWLITFVTSFVTDMFLLQPVKLMAAAVSIVLIFRKPDNDDDLPPAATTDDEEYLDVLPQPLPSYKMRTELPGNDVLDEDRARRLRKKKIRSALKEVLLYGMFVCVLMLMSFGERSSQAFHMNKAINGFVMDSSKGTAFSTISDVTPFWQWVDTTLIPATHSPPWYNRQTSKHGLYLPDHMTHLIAPLRFRQVRMRQEQQCTIPDTMANVSARCLDSYSVRNGDTSNYNGSWDAPINPNHTLTDDNSMAQSPWYFTYGNVADGFAYIGKHGTYATGGYVATLNWTFDGSINISTNLQTNNWLDEKTRAVFIEMTLYNPHANLFSVVAMVTEFSITGGVSMAPEMTTFRLHHEDQVTLLVLRVAMALFMLYYLIVAVMNFNARPLEYLTEAGSWLEIFIVFSTAASLGLYFRAQGAIDDITRHGHQMFESYHKAAAWYQMYTYSLSFLICCSLLKFIRLLRFNNHVYSLLNTMNKTAKPLFNFLIIASIIFTAFALAAHLTLGLNLKEYSTLLATYESLFGMMLGSFTFERLQEGSALFGPALFVFFQCTVQFFLLTMFMSIIMDVYAKSREVVNPDQLEIMQVLKDEATEAINKLRSSAKTQKDCRPDPEKVPRVTLQDQIQNAIVEMEKQNAMEEVEKHRQPRERRIHFLGNDEVYIRK from the exons ATGGGGG GTGCCAATATCGCCCTGGGGAGGACAGCATACCAGACAAGCAGGTTTCGGAATAGCGGGCCTGCTCAGCGGGCTGTAGACGGGAACACCGATGGCGACTACATGTCCGGGGCAGGTTCCTGTATACACACCAACAGAGAATCTAATCCCagctggtgggtggatcttggcCAGTCGTATGTGGTTATCAG AGTGGACGTCTTTAACCGCCAAGACTGTTGTCCTGAacgactcaaccccttcaacatccacatcggggattctgACCAGGTCATCGCAAACCCCAAGTGTGGTGGTGATCATCGAATCGACATAAGCCAGCCGTCCATCTCCGTCTCATGTCTGGGGATGAAGGGTCGATACGTGGGCATCCGTCTGGTTGCATCCTACCAGCCGCTGACCATTTGTGAAGTCCAGGTAGTTTCGG AGAGTGCATGGCTGAAACGGGATTCATCATGGGTTGTGGAGAACAACGGAGATGCCACAAAAGCTTTGGATGGAGAGGACGGGACCTACTGGAATCCCCAGGTCAACTGGTACATCATACTGGACCTTGCAGCGCCCAAAACTCTGGCCCGCATCGCGGTCAACAACTACGGAGACGTCACCCACGACATCACAGCCTTCACCCTGCAGATGTCTCAGGTTGGGAGTCCGTACAACTGGGAGGATGTGGTGACCGTCGATAACGTGCTGGGAGGGACGGCCCAGCGCCAGGAGTTCGGGGGTTTCCAGGAAACAGCGCGGTACTGGAAGTTCGTGGTGGATCGGACCCACGGAAACGTGCAGCCATGGCTGAAAGAACTCTACTTGTATGGAATCACATTCG ATGAAAACggccattacatgtacatcaatacaTCCTCCCCACGAGTTGAAGGTGACAGGGCACTCCTGTACAGCCCTACAGTCACCACcacctgtacaatgtacctgcgcttctggtaccacatgtatGGCAGTGCCATCGAGACGTTGAACGTGTATGTACGGACGGACTCTTCTCTTCCAGCGGTCCCTGTCTTCACTAGGACAGGCGAGCAGGGGAACCAGTGGCTCAGTGCTGAAGTAGAGATCAGCACCACTGGCAATTACTAT GTGGTGATAGAGGGAATCAGTGGATCAGACATTACTGGGCAGATTGCACTGGATGACATCACACTGGAAACGGGTCATTGTGCAACAG GTGGCTGCCATAGTAGACCGTGTCAAAACTACGGGACTTGTGTCGAAGATGCAACAACTGCAACAGGATATGTTTGCCTCTGCTTGGATGGATGGGAGGGGCAAAACTGCACCCAAG ATGTAGATGAGTGTCAGAGCAGTCCCTGTGGCCCTGGCACCTGCCATGACCGGCTCAACGGTTACCTCTGTCAGTGTCCCTGGAGCTACCAGGGAACCCACTGCAAAGCCCCAGATG ATTTGCCAGTGAATTGTTCAAGACTTGGAGTGTGTGAGAACACTGCACCAGATGAGAATACTGCAGGCAGCTGTATGGTGTATGCCTCCATGGTGGAAGGGATTTGGAG GTACGATGGACGCATGAGTCTCGTCTACCGCGCAGAAAACGTCATCCACGGTGACGTTGACCTGACGGGCTGCCCTGGTGGTGTCATCACCAGGTACGGATGGAGCATTCTCAAGGAAGTACTGAGTGACGGAGCTGCTGTGTACAAGCTGCCAAATTTGAACATAAAGGCAGACGAAGAAGATTTGGTGCTACCCGGCCAGTTACTACAGCCTTGGAAGTACATGATTCAG TTTCAGGTCACTGTGCAAGACAACTCCACTGACATGAAAATATATTCTGTGGCACAAACATGGGTCGAGGTGTTTGCAGCACCATTGGTGGTTACGTTAGGGTCAGCGCTTGTCACCCGTTACGCTCACGATGACATTTGGGTGAGCGCAGAGGGGTCTTGGGACCCAGAAGGTTTAACCCACCCATCCGTGTGGCACTACACTTGGACATGCAGCCAGAATCGTGGCG GAACTATTGAAGACTGTGCTGCAGTAGAGACCGACAGTCGACCAGGAGCGCTGTACTTAGGGAACAGTCTGCCGGCGAATACGACATTCAGGGTCACGGTCGTGGCCTCCCATCCAGGGAGGAGTGAAGTCGCTGCGTCTCAGACGATCACCCTCCATGATAACGCAGCTTGTCAATTATCCATCGC GTGTGACAGTAACTGTGACCAGACCAGGCTGAACCTGACGGCCCCTCTCCTGCTCAAGGCTGTCCCTGGAACAAACACTACCGCTATGTACCAGTGGTCAGTTGTGGGGTCCCCAGAGGCCTCTACAGGCCTGCCATCCACAGTAGATGTGACCAGGGAAACTCTTCTTGTAGAAGCAAACACGTTTAAA GCTGGGGAAAGCTACATCATACGCTTAGTCAACCACATCCAAGACTGCAGCCCTGAAGGTGCTGTTTCAACATGGGCATTTCGCGTGAGACCTGAAGGCCCCCGCCTTGGCAGCAACAGCACTAATTGTAGTATACACCGCAACAGTTCAACTGGGTGTGTCTGTTGTGAAG AAATCGTTGACGAACTCGGCCCAGTGACttacaaatttcagatcattgcTCCATACGAGAAAGACAGGGGCCAAGTACAGTTTCCACCTGACAGCGACTTTGTGATGACTCCGTTGCCACTAACGCCTTTTGAAACAATG atTCCAAGGTACTGCCCAGACGTCCTACCACAAGATGAGCTCACCGTACGACTTTGGGTCTCAGGCACTGATGGACGAATAGTGGCAGAGAAGAAGATTACAGAAGCCTTGTCA GAAGAACAAGCAGCTTTTTCTGATGATGTCATTGAGGTAATCTCCAGGTCTGAGATGAAAGACCTGGGTACAATCCAAAACGTCGCCACATTTGTGACTCTGGCTTCCGCCAAGAATGTGACTTTAGCATCTAAG GCTAAGGCCGCAAAGACACTTCAGGCAACCGCTGATGCATTGAAGAACATGACAGAATCTGGATCATCCGTGTCGGTGGAAGAAGTAAACATTCTGACATGCACCATGTTTACAG GAACGACCCACATGTTGGAAGACTCATCGAATGTGTCTTCTAATGCCGAAGACACCGAGAAG GTTGCAGAGTTCCGACCGCAGAAGTCCGGAACTGCACTCAGCATCCACCTGGACGTTGAGCAAACCCCAGAGCCACGAGATATCCGCCTAGTTCTGCTGAACGTGTCATCAGCTCCGATTCCAGAAAACTACGACAACGTCAGCTTCACAACTGTTCTGCCTGTGCCACGGAATGAGTTGTTCACGCTACCTACACTGCACAATGGCCCGCAGGTCAACCTAACGGCCAGTCCCTACTCCTGGCTGATACTCCCTGAGGAGGGACCTATCATGGACTACCAGAGCGTGTCCAACACTTCTTAttatttat atATGCTCTACGATACCAAGGATGCCATTTCCAGAGCCAAGGTGACGAGCAAGTTTACAGTCAGCATTCTGGAAACTGCCTGCTTGTACTTTGGAGAAGAGTCACAGCAGTGGCTGAGCGATGGATGCAAG GTGGGTCCACTGTCGAATACCACCCACATCCACTGCCAATGTGACCACCTGACCAAGTTTTCTGGATTCGTGCCCCCAAACCCACTGCGATTTGACAAAGTGTTCAGCGCcagtatttctgaaaacaccGTTGGACTTATCGCCGTCCTCACAGTTTTTGGACTGTTTCTGATGGGCTGCCTTTTGGGGAGGAAGGCCGACAGGGCGGATCTTCAGAAA ATTGGTGTGACCATACCAACCGGTCTCCGTCTGAACTCTGATCCTGAAAAccattacgtcataacgatctACACAGGGTACAGATCAGGCGCTGGGACTACTGCACAG GTTTCTGTCGTCCTGTTTGGTTTCATGGACGAGAGCGAGCCCCTCCACCTGTGTGACGACAGGCGGGTGCTGTTCCAGAGCGGCAGTGAGGACTCCTTCCTGGTGTCCACGGAGAGACGACTGGGCCCGCTCACACACGTCCACGTCTGGCACAACAACGCTGGCTTCAGCCCTGGATG GTTTCTTAGTAGGGTCGTGGTGAAGCATGTGCATTCTGGTCAGCAAGACTACTTCATCTGTAACAA GTGGCTGGCTTTGGATGAAGATGATGGCAGAATCAACCGCATGATTTTTGTCGCGAGTCCAGAAGAGCTGTCCAACATATCAAACCTGATAATGAGCAGGATGTCAAA AGACACCCATGATGGCCACCTTTACTACTCCATGGTCGGCCGTCCCGCCCGCAGCAGCTTCAGCCGTGTGCAGCGCCTGACGTGCTGCATGTGCACGGTGTACTGCACCATGGCCACCAACATCATGTTCTACAGGCAGGGAGACAAGTACGACCCACCAGAACCCATCAGGTTCATGGGCGTGGAGTTCCAACTCCCGATCAGCTTACCTGAG ATAATGATCAGCGTTCAAAGTGCTGCAATGATCCTACCTGTGACGTCTGCCATCGTGTTCCTGTACAGGAACGCGTCACCTCGCCCACCAAAGGCCTCACCTACAGCACTCACAGAGCCACACG TGGTTTACCGCGGTCAAAGGCCCGGCACAACCTCGGTTCTCCAGCCAGAAGAACTCTCATCTGACGAACCAACCAGGATGCCCTCACGCCCAGTGAAAAGTGCAGTCGCCCTGCCATCCGGCCTGATGGAGAGGCGTCCCGCCGTTCGCCACCTCCGCCCAACTCCGAGTAGGACTGATCCGGATGTGGGGGCAATCGACGTCATGATGCAGGAGAGGTCCTCTGACTCTTCTCCAACAG ATGCAGACATAAAACCAAAGACTGGACTCAAATTACCATGGTGGGCATCATGGCTAG CTGGAGCTCTAGCGTTGTCTGTGAGCTTTGTGGCAGCGTTCTTCGTCGTGCTGTACTCTCTGTCATTTGGCCGCGTCAAGGCAGAGGCCTGGCTCATCACGTTTGTCACGTCGTTTGTGACAGACATGTTCCTACTGCAGCCTGTCAAGCTGATGGCGGCTGCTGTCAGCATTGTGCTGATATTTAGG AAACCTGACAATGATGACGACCTACCGCCAGCTGCAACTACAGATGACGAAGAGTACCTTGATGTTTTGCCTCAACCT CTACCCTCCTATAAAATGCGTACCGAGCTTCCGGGTAATGACGTCCTTGATGAGGACAGGGCTCGCCGCCTCCGGAAAAAGAAGATTCGCAGCGCCCTGAAAGAGGTCCTGCTGTACGGCATGTTCGTGTGCGTTCTCATGTTGATGTCCTTTGGCGAGCGAAGCAGTCAGGCGTTCCACATGAACAAGGCTATCAACGGTTTTGTCATGGACAGCTCCAAAGGCACTGCATTCTCTACG ATATCAGACGTGACTCCATTTTGGCAGTGGGTGGACACCACCCTGATCCCTGCTACCCACTCCCCACCATGGTACAACCGTCAGACAAGTAAACATGGCCTGTATCTTCCCGATCACATGACACACCTCATCGCTCCACTGCGATTCCGACAAGTCCGCATGAGACAAG AACAACAATGCACCATTCCGGACACCATGGCAAATGTATCAGCTCGCTGCCTCGATAGCTACTCTGTACGAAACGGCGATACTTCCAACTACAACGGCAGCTGGGATGCACCAATCAACCCAAATCATACCCTCACTGATGACAACAGCATGGCACAGTCCCCGTGGTATTTCACGTATGGAAACGTGGCTGATG GTTTTGCATACATCGGAAAGCATGGCACCTACGCCACAGGTGGCTATGTAGCGACCCTCAACTGGACATTCGACGGGAGCATCAACATATCTACCAACCTACAAACTAACAACTGGCTGGACGAAAAGACCCGAGCAGTCTTCATAGAGATGACGCTGTACAATCCCCATGCGAACCTGTTCTCAGTggtcgccatggtaacggagTTTAGCATCACAGGAGGCGTGTCCATGGCACCTGAGATGACGACCTTCAGGCTGCATCATGAGGACCAGGTGACCCTGCTCGTCCTGCGAGTGGCCATGGCATTGTTCATGCTCTACTATCTCATCGTAGCAG TGATGAACTTCAACGCGCGGCCGCTAGAGTACCTCACAGAGGCGGGGAGCTGGTTGGAGATCTTCATCGTCTTCAGCACTGCAGCATCACTCGGTCTGTACTTCCGAGCCCAGGGCGCCATCGACGACATTACCAGACACGGACACCAGATGTTCGAGAGCTACCATAAAGCAGCCGCGTGGTATCAGATGTACACTTATTCCCTGAGCTTTCTGATTTGTTGTTCCCTGTTGAAGTTCATACGCTTACTGAGGTTCAACAATCATGTCTACAGCTTGCTGAATACGATGAACAAAACAGCAAAGCCATTGTTCAATTTCCTTATCATAGCAAGTATCATCTTCACGGCATTTGCTCTTGCTGCTCACCTTACCCTGGGCCTGAATTTGAAGGAGTATAGCACTCTCCTGGCCACCTATGAGAGTCTGTTTGGCATGATGTTGGGGTCATTTACCTTTGAAAGGCTACAGGAGGGCTCTGCATTATTCGGACCAGCCCTGTTTGTGTTTTTCCAATGTACCGTCCAGTTTTTCCTGCTCACCATGTTCATGAGTATCATCATGGACGTATACGCCAAGTCTCGAGAGGTTGTAAATCCTGACCAGTTAGAGATCATGCAGGTCTTAAAAGATGAAGCAACCGAGGCTATCAATAAGCTTAGGTCTTCTGCAAAAACGCAAAAGGACTGCCGGCCAGATCCAGAAAAGGTTCCACGAGTGACCCTACAAGATCAGATACAAAATGCCATTGTAGAAATGGAGAAACAAAATGCCATGGAGGAAGTGGAGAAACATCGGCAACCAAGAGAAAGGCGCATCCATTTTCTCGGCAATGATGAAGTATATATTCGGAAATAA